In Maridesulfovibrio sp., a single genomic region encodes these proteins:
- a CDS encoding isoprenyl transferase encodes MLPRHLAVIMDGNGRWAKARGLDRSEGHRAGTEAAKNIVTRCRELGIRHLTLYTFSKENWARPKDEISTLFDLLTIFLKKELTNLREQDISLKILGELSEFPFGVRQVVAHTIKKTENCKSMTLNLALNYSGRDELVRACRKMIAEGISEEQITEETLSDYLYTAGQPDPDLIIRTSGEQRLSNYLLYQAAYSELYFTDVFWPDFTSEELDKALDDFKSRQRRFGKTGDQI; translated from the coding sequence ATGCTGCCCCGACATTTAGCCGTTATAATGGACGGTAATGGACGGTGGGCCAAAGCACGCGGTCTGGATAGAAGTGAAGGTCACAGAGCCGGAACCGAGGCCGCAAAGAATATCGTTACCCGATGCAGGGAGCTTGGAATCAGGCATCTGACCCTCTATACGTTTTCCAAGGAAAACTGGGCCAGACCCAAAGATGAAATAAGCACCCTCTTCGATCTGCTGACGATTTTTCTGAAAAAAGAACTGACCAACCTGCGCGAGCAGGATATCAGCCTGAAAATATTGGGCGAACTTTCCGAGTTCCCCTTCGGTGTCAGGCAGGTTGTGGCCCACACCATAAAAAAAACCGAAAACTGCAAGTCCATGACTCTCAACCTGGCACTCAACTATTCCGGCCGGGATGAACTGGTCCGGGCCTGCAGAAAAATGATCGCAGAAGGAATCAGCGAAGAACAGATTACAGAGGAAACGCTGTCGGATTATCTGTACACCGCCGGGCAGCCGGACCCGGACCTGATAATACGCACCAGCGGAGAACAGCGGCTCTCCAACTACCTGTTGTATCAGGCCGCCTACTCTGAACTGTACTTCACCGATGTCTTCTGGCCGGACTTCACTTCCGAAGAACTAGACAAGGCCCTGGATGACTTTAAAAGTCGCCAACGCCGCTTCGGAAAAACCGGAGACCAGATCTGA
- the pyrH gene encoding UMP kinase, whose product MDKLHYSRVMIKLSGEALAGDQQFGIEPSAISQFAGEIAEVAKKGLQVALVIGGGNIFRGMSASAKGMDRASADYMGMLATIMNALAVQDALEKMGCDTRVMSAIPMQAVAEPYIRRRAVRHLEKGRVVICAAGTGNPYFTTDTAAALRAMELKTEAIIKATKVDGVYDKDPMKHDDAVKFESITYIETLEKRLGVMDSTATSLAMDNNMPIIVFNLFEKGNIERVVKGEKIGTIVHGG is encoded by the coding sequence ATGGACAAATTGCACTATTCACGGGTAATGATCAAACTCAGCGGAGAGGCACTGGCCGGAGATCAGCAGTTCGGTATTGAGCCTTCGGCCATCAGCCAGTTTGCAGGCGAAATTGCCGAAGTGGCCAAGAAAGGTCTGCAGGTTGCTCTGGTCATCGGCGGCGGTAATATTTTTCGGGGTATGTCCGCTTCTGCAAAAGGCATGGACCGTGCTTCTGCCGACTATATGGGAATGCTCGCAACCATCATGAACGCCCTTGCTGTACAGGACGCGCTTGAAAAAATGGGCTGCGATACCCGGGTGATGTCCGCAATTCCCATGCAGGCTGTTGCCGAACCGTATATTCGCCGCAGAGCCGTGCGCCACCTTGAGAAAGGCCGGGTTGTTATCTGCGCTGCCGGGACAGGCAACCCCTACTTCACAACCGATACCGCTGCAGCACTGCGGGCCATGGAACTCAAGACCGAGGCGATCATTAAAGCCACAAAGGTCGACGGAGTATACGATAAGGACCCCATGAAGCATGACGATGCAGTAAAATTTGAATCTATCACCTACATCGAGACTCTGGAAAAGAGACTTGGCGTAATGGACTCCACCGCCACTTCTCTGGCCATGGACAACAATATGCCCATCATAGTCTTCAACCTTTTCGAAAAAGGTAATATCGAACGGGTTGTCAAAGGTGAAAAGATCGGAACAATTGTTCACGGAGGATAA
- a CDS encoding SH3 domain-containing protein, with amino-acid sequence MSSKLWGCIAISIILFLLPAGCIPKQQKKTPEAPVTTAVRTETVVITPIVTGRSVMKSNVREVSSSKSDIVDVLAKDTQVEITGKNGNWYKIQRTDGTGTPGFVYHKLVTLDFGNYMGTRGSNKIKATVHDAPSKSRPTPLTLPPHTQFDIIGYEQGYYEVKGENFTGWLDSEVCVADPLAPIAKTETRTVTCKAGTATVKHSSSGKQIASAPEKPKSTKSAFRSSTKTKKTTKTKTSSDNSVGAALFGAFASALLGGPQQNAQPQSQNDALKDILKSISASKELAQKTVEIREQMLSALNETRALQSLVGATVAAMNNNYKAAADTARGVRNTGMQKISIKAFIQDLSYEPTTSIEGAAVKIAENGRMLSALETKIKSEADSFSQLNAEQIQNLNSIIDAFSANLHASNALYDLSIDKSGNVIVGIDRAMTAYDEKAGPMAAEVTKQAGIIALATAELVAQISNAQNNPIGALTAIPRLIEIQEELTNLTTLFSDFQQDYEYIENNSALITGQGREISKIIMTARRKNTQVTTMLEAYYQQRLSLSKRLKDKLAGQAVAGFKQVEKKASSVALAEDMLD; translated from the coding sequence ATGTCATCAAAATTGTGGGGCTGCATAGCCATATCCATCATCCTTTTTCTGCTGCCTGCCGGCTGTATACCAAAACAGCAGAAAAAAACACCTGAAGCCCCGGTAACCACCGCCGTCAGGACCGAAACAGTAGTTATTACCCCGATAGTCACAGGACGCAGTGTCATGAAAAGCAATGTCCGTGAAGTCTCATCATCCAAATCAGACATTGTTGATGTCCTGGCCAAAGATACCCAGGTCGAAATTACGGGTAAAAACGGTAACTGGTATAAAATACAACGAACCGACGGAACAGGTACTCCGGGATTCGTGTATCATAAACTGGTCACGCTTGATTTCGGAAACTATATGGGAACAAGAGGAAGCAACAAGATAAAAGCCACTGTTCACGATGCTCCGTCCAAAAGCCGCCCCACTCCTTTGACTCTGCCCCCGCACACTCAGTTTGACATTATCGGCTACGAACAGGGTTACTACGAAGTGAAAGGTGAAAATTTTACCGGCTGGCTGGATTCGGAAGTATGCGTTGCCGATCCGCTCGCGCCCATAGCCAAAACCGAAACACGCACCGTTACCTGCAAAGCCGGAACGGCTACGGTTAAACATTCAAGCAGCGGAAAACAGATTGCCTCTGCTCCGGAAAAACCCAAGAGTACGAAATCAGCTTTCAGGTCCAGCACCAAGACCAAAAAAACCACCAAAACCAAAACGTCCTCGGATAACAGTGTGGGCGCGGCCCTTTTCGGAGCATTTGCATCCGCTCTGCTGGGCGGACCTCAGCAGAATGCACAGCCGCAATCACAAAACGATGCCCTCAAGGACATTCTCAAAAGTATCAGCGCCAGTAAGGAGCTTGCTCAAAAAACAGTCGAGATACGCGAACAGATGCTGAGCGCTTTGAACGAAACAAGAGCCCTGCAATCACTTGTGGGCGCAACAGTTGCGGCAATGAACAACAACTACAAGGCTGCTGCTGATACCGCCCGCGGAGTCCGCAACACCGGCATGCAGAAAATATCCATAAAGGCATTTATTCAGGACCTGTCATATGAACCGACCACATCCATTGAGGGTGCGGCGGTAAAAATAGCTGAAAACGGCAGGATGCTGAGCGCACTGGAAACAAAAATCAAGTCGGAAGCCGACAGTTTTTCCCAGTTGAATGCAGAACAGATTCAAAACCTCAACTCCATAATAGATGCATTTTCAGCAAACCTGCACGCTTCAAACGCCCTCTATGACCTGAGCATCGACAAATCCGGCAACGTAATTGTCGGCATCGACAGGGCTATGACCGCATATGACGAGAAAGCAGGACCCATGGCTGCAGAAGTAACCAAACAGGCCGGGATCATAGCCCTGGCCACGGCTGAACTTGTGGCCCAGATCAGTAACGCCCAGAACAACCCGATAGGCGCCCTTACGGCAATTCCACGGCTCATCGAGATTCAGGAGGAATTGACCAACCTCACAACACTGTTCAGCGACTTCCAGCAGGATTATGAATACATTGAAAACAACTCGGCCCTGATAACCGGACAAGGCCGGGAAATCAGCAAGATAATCATGACCGCAAGGAGAAAAAACACCCAGGTGACAACCATGCTGGAGGCATACTACCAGCAAAGACTGAGCCTGAGCAAAAGACTCAAGGATAAACTGGCCGGACAGGCCGTGGCCGGATTCAAGCAGGTTGAGAAGAAGGCCTCCTCTGTCGCTTTGGCGGAAGACATGTTAGACTGA
- the tsf gene encoding translation elongation factor Ts yields the protein MAITAQMVKALREKTGVGMMDCKKALAECDGDEEKAIKYLREKGLAKAAKKAGRATSEGLVGTYMHNNGKLATMVELKCETDFVAKAEQFIQLAKDLAMQVAATNPICVSPEELPQDLLEKEKEIYKQQAIAEGKPEKIAEKIVEGRVNKYYKEVCLLEQPFIKDDKKTIKDLVNETIAVLGENMQVGRFARINLAEAAAETPAED from the coding sequence ATGGCTATTACCGCACAGATGGTTAAGGCCCTGCGCGAAAAAACAGGCGTAGGAATGATGGATTGCAAAAAAGCTCTCGCCGAATGCGACGGAGACGAAGAAAAAGCAATCAAATACCTGCGTGAAAAAGGTCTTGCCAAGGCAGCCAAAAAGGCCGGACGCGCAACCAGCGAAGGTCTTGTCGGCACCTACATGCACAACAACGGCAAACTCGCAACCATGGTTGAACTCAAGTGCGAAACCGACTTCGTTGCCAAAGCCGAGCAGTTCATTCAGCTCGCCAAGGACCTCGCAATGCAGGTTGCAGCAACCAACCCCATTTGCGTAAGCCCCGAAGAGCTGCCCCAGGATCTGCTGGAAAAGGAAAAAGAAATATACAAGCAGCAGGCCATCGCTGAAGGCAAACCTGAGAAGATTGCCGAAAAGATCGTCGAAGGCCGCGTCAACAAATACTACAAGGAAGTATGCCTTCTTGAGCAGCCCTTCATCAAGGACGACAAGAAGACCATCAAAGACCTCGTCAATGAAACCATCGCGGTTCTCGGCGAGAACATGCAGGTCGGCCGCTTCGCCCGCATCAACCTCGCGGAAGCAGCAGCCGAAACACCGGCTGAAGACTAG
- a CDS encoding fumarylacetoacetate hydrolase family protein — translation MKVFRIKHGEKVFYASLDGDHFRSLIAGRTEDNPIPLTECLILPIVVPSKIVCVGLNYREHAEELNMDMEEDPMIFLKPSSAVIGNNDAIVLPSVSEQVDYEGELAVVIGQTIKNVAPDKVAPLIFGYTCANDVTARDFQRKDKLFTRAKGFDSFAPVGPCIKTDLNTASLGIRTIVNGVVRQEGNTSDMIRTPAELISFISHIMTLNPGDVVMTGTPKGIGTLNEGDTVEVEIEGIGKLSNKVIAESPVQ, via the coding sequence ATGAAGGTATTCAGAATCAAGCATGGCGAAAAAGTATTTTACGCATCTCTTGACGGTGACCACTTCCGGAGCCTGATAGCGGGACGGACCGAAGACAACCCCATTCCACTGACAGAATGCCTTATCCTGCCTATAGTCGTCCCTTCCAAAATAGTGTGTGTCGGACTTAACTATAGGGAACACGCCGAAGAACTGAACATGGACATGGAAGAAGATCCCATGATTTTCCTCAAGCCGTCTTCAGCGGTCATAGGCAACAACGATGCCATAGTTCTACCTTCCGTCTCGGAGCAGGTGGATTACGAAGGAGAGCTTGCGGTTGTCATCGGGCAGACAATAAAAAATGTTGCCCCGGACAAGGTTGCTCCGCTGATATTCGGGTACACCTGCGCAAACGATGTCACCGCGAGGGACTTCCAGCGCAAGGACAAACTTTTCACCCGCGCCAAGGGATTTGATTCCTTCGCCCCGGTCGGCCCCTGCATTAAAACAGACCTGAATACAGCCTCTCTTGGAATCCGAACCATAGTAAACGGAGTCGTCCGCCAGGAGGGAAACACTTCCGACATGATCCGCACACCGGCGGAACTGATCAGCTTCATCTCGCACATAATGACCCTCAACCCCGGCGATGTGGTCATGACCGGCACTCCCAAGGGAATCGGCACTCTCAATGAAGGAGATACGGTCGAGGTGGAAATTGAGGGAATCGGAAAACTAAGCAACAAGGTCATTGCGGAGTCGCCGGTCCAGTAA
- a CDS encoding lysophospholipid acyltransferase family protein, translated as MSFLRTLFFYLVFFPATIFFSVVAIIGRNQTSSHWCERNWGKLVVWLCASRNHVDLSALDENQTYVFMVNHQSFYDIPVLFKFLEPWQFKFVAKKSLFDFPVFGHAMTAGNHISIDRENRRQGMRDIQNAIDVANNGNSPLIFPEGTRNPDPAQLLPFKTGGLVLALKCQKPIAPIVMCGADKVCPKGSLWMNPFMDIKIKALPR; from the coding sequence GTGAGTTTTTTAAGAACCTTATTTTTTTATCTGGTGTTTTTCCCGGCAACTATTTTTTTCTCCGTTGTTGCCATAATAGGACGCAACCAGACTTCAAGCCACTGGTGTGAACGCAACTGGGGCAAACTCGTTGTATGGCTCTGCGCGAGCAGAAATCATGTGGACCTGAGCGCCCTTGATGAAAACCAGACTTACGTTTTCATGGTCAACCACCAGAGTTTTTACGATATCCCGGTACTGTTCAAATTTCTGGAGCCATGGCAGTTCAAATTCGTGGCCAAGAAATCTCTCTTTGACTTCCCGGTATTCGGCCACGCCATGACAGCAGGCAACCATATTTCCATCGACCGCGAAAACCGCAGACAGGGAATGCGGGACATTCAGAATGCAATAGATGTGGCCAACAACGGAAACTCTCCGCTGATCTTCCCGGAAGGAACCCGAAATCCCGATCCGGCCCAGCTCCTTCCTTTCAAAACAGGCGGACTTGTGCTGGCCCTCAAATGCCAGAAGCCGATCGCCCCGATCGTCATGTGCGGAGCAGACAAGGTCTGCCCAAAGGGAAGCCTGTGGATGAACCCCTTCATGGACATCAAAATCAAGGCCCTCCCCCGATAG
- the rpsB gene encoding 30S ribosomal protein S2, whose product MAYVTMKQMLETGVHFGHQTRRWNPKMRPYIFGARNGIHIMDLQQTVKLFRKAHDFIADTVAKGGKILFIGTKRQAQEAIAAEASRADMFHVTHRWMGGTLTNFQTIKKSIDRLKKLEEMFEDGSINRFPKKEIVMMGREVKKLNLALGGIKDMNGSPAAAFVIDPKREQIAIQECRKLGIPVVAVVDSNCDPDMVDYIIPGNDDAIRAIKLFAAHMADACLEGAARCKEDKAMEAESTKAAEKAVETEEKAEETPQEAE is encoded by the coding sequence ATGGCATACGTAACTATGAAACAAATGCTGGAGACCGGTGTTCACTTCGGTCACCAGACCCGCCGCTGGAACCCCAAAATGCGCCCCTACATTTTCGGCGCACGCAACGGCATTCACATCATGGACCTGCAGCAGACCGTAAAACTGTTCCGCAAGGCTCATGACTTCATCGCCGATACCGTTGCAAAAGGCGGAAAAATCCTTTTCATCGGCACCAAGCGTCAGGCTCAGGAAGCGATTGCTGCAGAAGCATCCCGTGCAGATATGTTCCACGTAACCCACCGCTGGATGGGTGGAACTCTCACCAACTTCCAGACCATCAAAAAGAGCATTGATCGCCTCAAAAAGCTTGAAGAAATGTTCGAAGACGGCTCCATCAACCGTTTCCCCAAAAAGGAAATCGTAATGATGGGTCGCGAGGTAAAGAAACTGAACCTCGCACTCGGCGGCATCAAGGACATGAACGGTTCTCCCGCAGCAGCATTCGTCATCGACCCCAAGCGTGAACAGATCGCTATTCAGGAATGCCGCAAGCTCGGTATCCCCGTAGTTGCAGTAGTAGACTCCAACTGCGATCCCGATATGGTTGACTACATCATTCCCGGTAACGACGACGCTATCCGCGCCATCAAACTCTTCGCAGCCCACATGGCTGATGCCTGCCTCGAAGGCGCCGCTCGCTGCAAAGAAGACAAGGCAATGGAAGCAGAATCCACCAAAGCAGCCGAGAAAGCTGTAGAAACTGAAGAAAAAGCAGAAGAAACTCCTCAGGAGGCAGAATAG
- the frr gene encoding ribosome recycling factor: MINEVLADGKKRMDGALSALENDFGKLRTGRASTSLVDQVLVDYYGTPTPINQLSSVAVPDSRSITIQPWDKGAFPLIEKALMQSDLGLNPVNDGKLLRISIPPLTEERRKELVKIARKYTEESKIAIRNVRRDMNDTLKKLEKDKDISEDEQRKAQDNVQKITDDYVKKCDGACAEKEKEIMEI; the protein is encoded by the coding sequence ATGATTAATGAAGTTCTTGCCGACGGTAAAAAAAGAATGGACGGTGCACTCAGCGCCCTGGAAAACGACTTCGGAAAACTGCGCACCGGACGCGCTTCCACATCTCTGGTGGATCAGGTTCTGGTCGATTATTACGGCACCCCGACTCCCATCAACCAGCTGTCGTCCGTAGCCGTCCCCGATTCCCGTTCTATTACCATTCAGCCATGGGATAAGGGTGCTTTTCCGCTTATCGAAAAAGCCCTTATGCAGTCCGACCTGGGACTCAATCCCGTTAATGACGGCAAGCTCCTGCGCATAAGCATTCCTCCCCTTACCGAGGAACGCCGCAAAGAACTCGTCAAGATAGCCAGAAAATATACCGAAGAATCCAAGATCGCTATCCGCAATGTGCGCCGCGACATGAACGACACCCTGAAAAAGCTGGAAAAAGACAAAGATATCTCAGAAGATGAACAGCGCAAGGCTCAGGACAACGTACAGAAAATCACGGATGATTACGTTAAGAAATGCGATGGCGCATGCGCCGAGAAAGAAAAGGAAATAATGGAAATCTAA
- the fusA gene encoding elongation factor G: protein MSEALQNQRTFALVGHGGCGKTSTAEMILFSTGVIDRLGKIEDGTTALDTEPEEIKRRGSIQSGFAGYKWKKNDHYLIDTPGDANFCGDLPYSLAASDGVVFTIDAVDGVKPLSRKAWAAVEKAGLPTVIFINKMDRDRADFDAAFNSIGNSLGISPVLLQYPIGSKENFTGVVDMLSGQAYKFEENGEASKCDIPADIAEEIEVLRETMIENIAESDEDLMEKYLEEGELTEEEIAKGLSAGVKTRSLFPVCIGSALENKGGSLLLDAIQTYLPSPLEHAQWTGEDGSTLDSSPEAPVACFVFKTLADPFAGQLTICRVLSGTVSGDLTLFNSNTDAHERLGNIQLRTGKDQKAVKGSVGPGAIITLAKLKETFTGDTLSDEKHPFTLEKPTLAPQLITFALSPAEKGDEDKVFQAIQRLLAEDVNLSLSRDEETGDILLSGMGQNHIEISVEKARRRYKAEIVLNAPKVPYRETIKGSAEVQGRFKKQSGGRGQFGDCWIKLEPMPKGGGYEFVNSIVGGVIPKQYIPAVDKGVQEAAARGFLAGSPIIDFRVTLYDGSYHTVDSSEMAFKVAGSMAFKKACEQAGVSLLEPLMNVIVEVPDEFMGDIIGDLSSRRGKVLGSDSTAGVTEVKAHVPMSEILKYAPDLRSMTGGQGTFTMEMSHYEECPPQIAEKVIEEYNIGKEE from the coding sequence ATGTCTGAAGCTTTACAAAATCAAAGGACTTTTGCACTTGTAGGCCACGGCGGTTGCGGCAAAACCTCCACCGCCGAGATGATTCTTTTCAGTACCGGGGTCATAGACAGACTCGGAAAAATAGAGGACGGAACTACCGCCCTTGACACCGAGCCGGAAGAGATAAAACGCCGCGGCTCCATTCAATCCGGTTTCGCAGGATACAAGTGGAAAAAAAACGACCATTATCTCATCGACACTCCGGGTGATGCGAACTTCTGCGGAGACCTGCCCTACTCTCTAGCGGCGTCCGACGGCGTTGTCTTCACCATTGACGCCGTGGACGGAGTAAAACCGCTTTCCCGCAAAGCCTGGGCCGCTGTTGAAAAGGCCGGACTTCCCACCGTTATCTTCATCAATAAAATGGATCGTGACCGTGCAGATTTCGATGCAGCATTCAACAGCATCGGCAACTCCCTCGGAATCAGCCCTGTACTGCTCCAGTATCCGATAGGAAGCAAGGAAAATTTCACCGGCGTGGTTGATATGCTTTCCGGACAGGCCTACAAGTTCGAAGAGAACGGAGAGGCCTCCAAATGCGATATCCCCGCCGACATAGCCGAGGAGATTGAAGTCCTCCGCGAAACCATGATTGAGAACATCGCTGAAAGTGATGAAGATCTTATGGAAAAATACCTTGAAGAAGGTGAACTTACCGAAGAAGAAATAGCTAAAGGCCTGAGTGCCGGAGTAAAAACACGCTCCCTCTTCCCGGTCTGCATCGGCTCCGCATTAGAGAACAAAGGCGGCAGCCTCCTTCTGGATGCAATCCAGACATATCTACCCTCCCCGCTCGAACATGCCCAATGGACAGGTGAAGACGGCTCAACTCTTGATTCTTCCCCGGAGGCCCCGGTGGCCTGCTTTGTATTCAAAACACTGGCGGACCCTTTTGCAGGGCAACTGACCATCTGCCGCGTGCTTTCAGGAACGGTTTCCGGAGACCTCACCCTTTTCAACTCCAATACCGATGCCCATGAACGCCTCGGCAACATACAGCTAAGGACCGGCAAGGACCAGAAAGCTGTAAAAGGATCGGTCGGTCCCGGCGCTATCATCACTCTCGCCAAGCTCAAGGAGACCTTCACGGGTGATACCTTAAGTGATGAAAAGCATCCCTTCACCCTTGAAAAGCCGACTCTGGCCCCGCAGTTGATCACCTTCGCCCTTTCTCCTGCGGAAAAAGGGGATGAGGATAAGGTCTTCCAGGCCATCCAGAGACTGCTGGCCGAAGACGTCAACCTGAGTCTGTCCCGCGATGAGGAAACAGGAGATATCCTGCTTTCCGGCATGGGTCAGAACCATATTGAAATCTCCGTTGAAAAAGCCAGAAGGCGTTACAAGGCTGAAATTGTGCTCAACGCACCCAAGGTTCCTTACAGGGAAACCATCAAGGGGTCTGCGGAAGTGCAGGGCCGGTTCAAGAAACAGTCCGGCGGGCGCGGACAGTTCGGCGACTGCTGGATCAAGCTTGAGCCCATGCCCAAGGGCGGGGGCTACGAATTCGTCAACAGCATTGTCGGCGGTGTAATTCCCAAGCAGTACATTCCGGCGGTAGACAAGGGAGTACAGGAAGCTGCTGCCAGAGGTTTTCTGGCCGGTTCACCGATCATAGACTTCAGGGTAACCCTGTATGACGGCTCCTACCATACTGTAGACTCCTCAGAAATGGCCTTCAAAGTCGCCGGTTCCATGGCTTTCAAAAAAGCCTGTGAACAGGCCGGGGTATCTCTTCTTGAACCGCTGATGAACGTCATCGTCGAAGTTCCGGATGAATTCATGGGCGACATAATCGGCGACCTTTCCAGCCGCCGGGGCAAGGTGCTCGGTTCCGACTCCACAGCCGGAGTCACGGAAGTCAAGGCCCATGTGCCCATGTCCGAAATCCTGAAATACGCACCGGACCTGCGCTCCATGACCGGCGGACAGGGAACATTCACAATGGAAATGTCCCATTATGAAGAATGCCCGCCGCAGATAGCGGAAAAGGTCATTGAAGAGTACAACATCGGCAAAGAAGAATAA
- a CDS encoding ribonuclease J, with protein MSDAQLTVCPLGGLGEIGLNCMVLSTEESVAIVDCGLIFPDDSLFGVDIAIPRFDHILAIKNRIKGIVLTHGHEDHIGALPWLLPYIDVPVYGSKFTLGLVENKLREHNLDAYVDLREVKPYDRVKLGDMTFNFFPVCHSIIDGYALGIETPVGRVVHTGDFKIDRNPLGGHATDLEAIRNFSEQGVTLLFSDSTNIEQDGYALTEREIKSSMRDIFEEAEGRILVTLFSSHIQRMQEIFDLADETGRVVGISGKSLSRNIELAREMGKLRVPSRNIIDLENLSDYRDDEIVLLVTGSQGESLASLSRLSTGDHRQLSIKEGDLVLMSSRFIPGNTKAITKVINRLYKLGAEVLYEKVQGIHASGHAHREELRIMLETVRPKYFIPVHGEYRHLIKHSRLAIETGVAPERSLVIEDGEPVTFLLHGIRLEENVPVQCTLVDGKGVGDVGQTVLKERQLLAGEGLVIVAIVVDVETGEILRGPEVTSKGFVFEQQYSHLLEDAKCIVLDVYENIPPGQTGKLKERIRSALRRFFRKILGRDPVVIPLVISITGDEDKDIDAKCEKCIL; from the coding sequence ATGAGTGATGCCCAACTGACGGTCTGTCCTCTGGGAGGACTTGGTGAAATCGGCCTCAACTGCATGGTTCTGAGCACCGAAGAGTCGGTCGCCATCGTGGACTGCGGGCTGATTTTCCCGGATGACTCCCTGTTCGGCGTAGACATAGCAATACCGCGTTTCGACCATATTCTGGCCATAAAGAACCGGATAAAAGGGATCGTGCTTACGCATGGGCACGAAGACCATATCGGCGCCCTGCCCTGGCTGCTTCCTTATATAGATGTACCGGTCTACGGTTCCAAATTCACTCTCGGCCTGGTGGAAAACAAGCTGCGTGAGCATAATCTGGACGCGTATGTCGACCTGCGCGAAGTAAAACCGTATGACCGGGTGAAACTCGGCGATATGACTTTCAATTTTTTCCCTGTCTGCCATTCCATAATAGACGGATACGCGCTTGGAATCGAAACCCCGGTCGGCAGAGTGGTTCATACGGGAGATTTCAAGATCGACCGCAACCCTCTCGGCGGACACGCCACCGACCTTGAGGCAATCCGCAATTTTTCCGAACAGGGAGTAACGCTTCTTTTTTCCGACTCCACAAACATAGAGCAGGACGGATACGCGCTTACAGAACGCGAAATCAAAAGCTCCATGCGCGATATTTTCGAAGAAGCCGAAGGCAGAATTCTGGTAACGCTCTTCTCCAGCCACATCCAACGCATGCAGGAAATATTCGATCTTGCCGATGAAACAGGCAGGGTTGTCGGCATCAGCGGGAAATCCCTGTCCAGAAACATAGAACTGGCCCGCGAAATGGGTAAATTGCGAGTACCTTCCCGCAACATCATCGATCTGGAAAATCTTTCCGACTATCGCGACGACGAAATAGTGCTGCTGGTGACCGGCTCTCAGGGAGAATCCCTGGCCTCGCTTTCCCGGCTATCCACAGGCGACCACCGCCAGCTTTCCATAAAGGAAGGGGACCTTGTCCTCATGTCCTCGCGCTTTATACCCGGAAACACCAAGGCCATCACCAAGGTCATCAACAGGCTCTACAAGCTGGGGGCCGAAGTCCTTTATGAAAAGGTACAGGGCATTCATGCTTCCGGCCATGCGCATCGCGAGGAACTGCGCATAATGCTGGAGACAGTCCGACCCAAATATTTCATCCCGGTTCACGGCGAATACCGCCATCTCATCAAACATTCACGCCTTGCAATTGAAACAGGCGTGGCCCCGGAACGGTCACTGGTAATTGAGGACGGCGAACCGGTAACCTTCCTGCTCCACGGCATCCGCCTTGAAGAAAACGTACCGGTTCAGTGTACTCTCGTAGACGGGAAAGGCGTCGGAGATGTCGGCCAGACAGTCCTCAAGGAACGCCAGTTGCTGGCCGGAGAAGGACTGGTCATAGTCGCCATCGTAGTCGATGTGGAAACAGGAGAAATTCTGCGCGGCCCGGAAGTTACGTCCAAAGGATTCGTATTCGAGCAGCAGTATTCGCATCTGCTGGAAGATGCCAAATGCATTGTCCTTGACGTATACGAGAATATTCCTCCGGGCCAGACCGGCAAACTGAAAGAAAGAATCCGCTCCGCCCTGCGCCGGTTCTTCCGCAAAATCCTTGGTCGCGACCCGGTTGTGATTCCCCTTGTCATTTCGATCACCGGAGACGAAGACAAGGACATAGACGCCAAATGCGAGAAATGCATTCTGTAG